One Acutalibacter muris DNA window includes the following coding sequences:
- a CDS encoding sulfite exporter TauE/SafE family protein: MSIAIAVLIGALTGVLSGLGVGGGTLLLLWMTAVMGMDQARAGGVNLLYFIACALPAVFGHIKNGLIEKKAVFWCVIFGVPACITGSLLAAGMDMGLLKRLFGGFILIIGVKELFYKNRSQRPL, translated from the coding sequence TATAGCCATAGCGGTGCTTATAGGGGCGCTGACCGGGGTGCTGTCCGGCCTGGGCGTCGGGGGCGGGACTCTTCTGCTCTTATGGATGACGGCAGTGATGGGAATGGACCAGGCCAGAGCCGGCGGAGTAAACCTCCTGTACTTTATTGCCTGCGCCCTGCCGGCGGTATTTGGGCATATAAAAAACGGCCTTATAGAGAAGAAGGCCGTTTTCTGGTGCGTCATATTCGGTGTGCCCGCCTGTATAACCGGTTCCCTTTTGGCTGCGGGGATGGACATGGGGCTTCTGAAAAGGCTTTTCGGCGGTTTCATACTGATAATTGGCGTGAAGGAACTGTTCTATAAAAACCGCTCTCAGCGGCCCTTATAG
- a CDS encoding DUF308 domain-containing protein codes for MNMLKYFRNSLILTSILYTLLGLVLIIAPGKTLRLTCTLIGVVTVWYGLSKIIACRKYGMTEEGQPFDLSLGVVLLALGLLLLISPQFIVSIIPVALGIYILVDSVSAIKRAQDMKALGFDKWWASLLAALALAAFGVVIILNPFGAVETLIAFVGAGFVFDGVSTLINTVISDRIYKGR; via the coding sequence ATGAATATGCTCAAATATTTCCGCAACAGCCTTATACTGACCTCAATTTTATACACCCTCCTGGGCCTGGTGCTGATAATCGCCCCGGGCAAGACCCTGCGCCTGACGTGTACGCTTATCGGCGTTGTCACTGTATGGTACGGACTGTCAAAAATCATTGCCTGCCGGAAGTACGGCATGACGGAGGAGGGCCAGCCCTTTGACCTGTCCCTGGGGGTGGTCCTTCTTGCCCTGGGGCTTTTGCTGCTTATCTCCCCGCAGTTTATAGTGTCCATCATACCCGTGGCCCTTGGTATATATATCCTGGTGGATAGCGTGTCCGCCATAAAGAGGGCCCAGGACATGAAGGCCCTGGGCTTTGACAAGTGGTGGGCCTCCCTGCTTGCCGCCTTAGCCCTGGCGGCGTTTGGGGTGGTGATAATCCTAAACCCCTTTGGGGCCGTGGAGACGCTGATAGCGTTTGTGGGCGCGGGCTTTGTTTTTGACGGCGTTTCCACCCTTATAAACACCGTTATATCCGACCGCATCTATAAGGGCCGCTGA
- a CDS encoding GNAT family N-acetyltransferase codes for MLTREVNFALKDGRKAVLRNPRNEDIPGLLDYLVRSAGESDFIMRYPEECAKYTAEGEAKWIEDNNSNENAAVLVCEVDGKIAGNCSVHRNPMMKVRHRAFIAIALLKEFWGCGIGTAMFCEMEHIAGEWEGVTQLELEFVEGNARARSLYEKRGFRIVGVRPDAYRFKDGTLHNEYVMMKKLPQE; via the coding sequence ATGCTTACAAGAGAGGTGAACTTTGCTTTAAAGGACGGCAGGAAAGCCGTTCTGCGCAACCCCCGAAACGAGGATATCCCCGGCCTCTTGGATTATCTTGTGCGCTCGGCGGGAGAGTCGGACTTCATCATGCGCTACCCCGAGGAGTGCGCAAAATACACCGCCGAGGGCGAGGCCAAGTGGATAGAGGACAATAACTCCAACGAAAACGCCGCCGTGCTAGTCTGCGAGGTAGATGGCAAAATAGCCGGAAACTGTAGTGTTCACCGCAACCCCATGATGAAGGTGCGCCACCGCGCTTTCATTGCCATCGCCCTGTTAAAGGAGTTCTGGGGCTGTGGGATAGGCACGGCCATGTTCTGTGAGATGGAGCACATCGCCGGGGAATGGGAGGGCGTTACTCAGCTGGAGCTGGAATTCGTGGAGGGCAACGCCCGGGCCCGGTCCCTCTATGAAAAGAGGGGTTTCCGCATAGTGGGCGTGCGGCCGGACGCGTACCGCTTTAAGGACGGTACACTCCACAATGAGTACGTCATGATGAAGAAACTTCCTCAAGAGTAA
- a CDS encoding AMP-binding protein, whose product MEKTDLKAQLGEVAQRIRTMREITGLSEEEMARCTGVSTEEYAHCEEGEQDFSFTFIYKCAKRFGVDPTDLIRGVSPTLSSYTIVRHGDGLPITRRHGFKYLNLAPLFKNKTAEPFFVTMPYSEAEQHVAIKLASHAGQEFDIVVKGSMKAQIGSHIEVLNEGDSIYYNSGTPHGMIATGGEDCQLYAMVMKGTEDQAPETDRFQTLIDRKLARQPREGVIDPFIETSLDENGILSGIKFKNEENFNFAFDVVDEIARREPQRLAMLHLDHDKNERRFTFSDISRLSNQTANYLESLGIKRGDRVLVVLKRHYQFWYVITALHKMGAVIIPATHLLMEHDFDYRFKAAGVKAILCTSDGQTADEADRSAKNCPGVEVKIMVGANRLGWHDFDKEMAAFSEVYERKPDSPSGSDPMLMYFTSGTTGYPKIAVHSYKYALGHYITARYWHNVNPDGLHFTISDTGWGKAMWGKYYGQWMCEAAIFTYDFDKFDAHDILPMFAKYKITTFCAPPTMYRFFIKEDLSKYDLSGIEYSTTAGEALNPEVYEQWKRATGLALMEGYGQTETTCVIYNPVGSIPRVGSMGVPSPLYDVDVVLPDGTSAPVGETGEIVIRTDENVPCGLFLGYYQDEKQTKASWHDGMYHTGDTAWRDEDGYFWYVGRTDDVIKSSGYRIGPFEIESVIMELPYVLECAVTAAPDPIRGQVVKATIVLTRGTVGTEELKKEIQTYVKKHTAPYKYPRIVEFRDDLPKTISGKIRRVQIREEDK is encoded by the coding sequence ATGGAAAAAACAGATCTGAAGGCCCAGCTGGGAGAGGTGGCCCAGCGTATCCGCACCATGCGGGAGATAACCGGCCTTTCTGAGGAGGAGATGGCCCGCTGCACAGGTGTGAGCACGGAGGAGTACGCCCACTGTGAGGAGGGGGAGCAGGACTTCAGCTTTACCTTCATCTACAAGTGCGCAAAACGCTTCGGCGTGGACCCCACCGACCTGATACGCGGGGTGAGCCCCACCCTCTCCAGCTATACCATCGTGCGCCATGGGGACGGCCTGCCCATAACCCGCCGCCACGGCTTCAAGTACCTGAACCTGGCCCCGCTCTTCAAGAACAAGACCGCCGAGCCCTTTTTTGTCACCATGCCCTACTCTGAGGCTGAGCAGCACGTGGCCATAAAGCTGGCAAGCCACGCGGGTCAGGAGTTCGATATAGTTGTCAAGGGCTCCATGAAGGCCCAGATAGGCAGCCATATCGAGGTGTTGAACGAGGGGGACTCTATCTACTATAACTCCGGCACCCCCCACGGCATGATAGCCACCGGCGGGGAGGACTGTCAGTTGTACGCCATGGTCATGAAGGGCACCGAGGACCAGGCCCCGGAAACCGACCGCTTCCAGACCCTTATAGACCGCAAGCTGGCCCGCCAGCCCAGGGAGGGCGTCATTGACCCCTTTATTGAGACCAGCCTGGACGAAAACGGCATATTAAGCGGCATAAAGTTCAAGAACGAGGAGAACTTCAACTTCGCCTTCGACGTGGTGGACGAGATAGCCAGAAGGGAGCCCCAGCGCCTCGCCATGCTCCATCTGGACCACGACAAGAACGAGCGCCGGTTCACCTTCTCGGATATCAGCAGGCTCAGTAATCAGACAGCCAACTATCTTGAGAGCCTGGGCATAAAGCGGGGCGACCGGGTGCTGGTGGTCTTAAAGCGCCACTACCAGTTCTGGTATGTGATCACCGCACTCCACAAGATGGGCGCGGTGATAATCCCCGCCACCCACCTTTTGATGGAGCACGACTTTGACTACCGCTTTAAAGCGGCGGGGGTTAAGGCCATACTCTGCACCTCGGACGGCCAGACCGCTGACGAAGCAGACCGCTCCGCTAAGAATTGCCCCGGGGTGGAGGTGAAGATCATGGTGGGAGCAAACCGGCTTGGCTGGCATGACTTTGACAAGGAGATGGCCGCCTTCTCGGAGGTGTACGAGAGAAAGCCCGACTCACCCTCGGGCAGCGACCCAATGCTGATGTACTTCACCTCGGGCACCACGGGCTACCCCAAGATAGCCGTGCATAGTTATAAATATGCCCTGGGACACTATATAACCGCAAGATACTGGCACAACGTGAACCCGGACGGCCTGCACTTCACCATCTCCGACACCGGCTGGGGCAAGGCCATGTGGGGCAAATACTACGGCCAGTGGATGTGCGAGGCGGCCATTTTCACCTATGACTTCGACAAGTTTGACGCCCACGATATCCTCCCGATGTTCGCAAAATACAAGATAACCACCTTCTGCGCCCCGCCAACTATGTACCGCTTCTTTATAAAAGAGGACCTCTCAAAGTATGACCTCTCCGGCATAGAATACTCCACCACCGCCGGCGAGGCCTTGAACCCCGAGGTCTATGAGCAGTGGAAACGGGCCACCGGCCTTGCCCTTATGGAGGGCTACGGCCAGACAGAGACCACCTGCGTAATCTATAACCCTGTGGGCTCCATACCCAGAGTGGGCTCCATGGGGGTGCCCAGCCCCTTATACGACGTGGACGTGGTGCTGCCAGACGGCACCTCCGCCCCTGTGGGGGAGACCGGCGAAATAGTCATACGCACGGATGAGAACGTGCCCTGCGGCCTGTTCCTTGGGTACTACCAGGATGAGAAGCAGACAAAAGCCTCCTGGCACGACGGTATGTACCACACCGGCGACACCGCCTGGCGGGACGAGGACGGCTACTTCTGGTACGTGGGCCGCACGGACGACGTGATAAAGTCCAGCGGCTACCGCATCGGGCCCTTCGAGATAGAGAGCGTGATAATGGAGCTGCCCTACGTCCTGGAGTGCGCGGTCACCGCCGCCCCGGACCCCATCCGCGGCCAGGTGGTAAAGGCCACCATTGTCCTGACACGGGGCACGGTCGGCACAGAGGAGCTGAAAAAAGAGATACAGACCTATGTGAAAAAGCACACCGCGCCCTATAAGTACCCCCGCATAGTTGAGTTCAGAGACGACCTCCCCAAGACTATCAGCGGTAAGATAAGGCGGGTGCAGATAAGAGAGGAGGACAAATAA
- the rsgA gene encoding ribosome small subunit-dependent GTPase A, which produces MTDIKTYGFPEELIPPEGPALPARVTAVFKGRWQLITPEGQQYATLKTKEYIYESGEEFPTTGDYVLALPAPGDWQIVRTLPRKSFFSRLDGWHGTEQAVAANMDVVFAVQSLNENFSLKRLERYLTLGWNSGARPVVVLTKADLPGDHGEMLREAKAVAGEAPVFALSSKTGEGMEQLAPYLRPGTTAAFLGSSGVGKSSLINALAGEEIMSVSGVREYDSAGRHTTTHRQLLLLKSGVLVIDTPGMRELGMWDAGEGLSTAFPDVERFLGRCRFSDCKHEREPGCAIKAAIENGELDPERWESYKLLNGESERSRRLGAVRRKQGQPSKALAKSRRQERKYRGKNFPGEY; this is translated from the coding sequence ATGACAGATATAAAAACCTACGGCTTCCCGGAGGAGCTTATCCCCCCGGAGGGCCCCGCCCTGCCCGCCAGGGTCACGGCGGTATTTAAGGGCCGCTGGCAGCTTATCACGCCCGAGGGCCAGCAGTACGCCACCCTCAAGACCAAGGAGTATATTTATGAGAGCGGCGAGGAGTTTCCCACCACCGGCGACTATGTGCTGGCCCTGCCGGCCCCCGGCGACTGGCAGATAGTGCGCACGCTTCCCAGAAAAAGCTTTTTCTCCCGGCTGGACGGCTGGCACGGCACCGAGCAGGCCGTGGCAGCCAATATGGACGTGGTGTTCGCCGTGCAGAGCCTGAACGAGAATTTCAGCTTGAAGCGGCTGGAGCGATACCTGACCCTTGGCTGGAACAGCGGCGCAAGGCCCGTGGTAGTCCTTACCAAGGCCGACCTGCCCGGGGACCACGGCGAAATGCTCAGGGAGGCCAAGGCCGTTGCCGGGGAGGCCCCGGTGTTTGCCCTGAGCTCTAAGACCGGGGAGGGCATGGAGCAGCTTGCGCCCTATCTCCGCCCCGGGACCACCGCCGCCTTTCTTGGCAGCTCCGGCGTGGGCAAGTCCAGCCTTATCAACGCCCTGGCGGGCGAGGAGATAATGTCCGTCAGCGGCGTGCGGGAATACGACTCCGCCGGACGGCACACCACCACCCACAGACAGCTGCTCCTTTTAAAGAGCGGCGTGCTGGTGATAGACACCCCCGGCATGAGGGAGCTGGGTATGTGGGACGCGGGAGAGGGGCTCAGCACGGCTTTCCCGGACGTGGAGAGATTCCTGGGGCGCTGCCGCTTTTCAGATTGTAAGCATGAGCGCGAGCCCGGCTGCGCCATAAAGGCCGCTATTGAGAACGGGGAGCTGGACCCTGAGCGGTGGGAGAGCTATAAGCTTTTGAACGGCGAGTCAGAGAGGAGCCGCCGCCTGGGCGCCGTGCGGAGGAAGCAGGGCCAGCCCAGCAAAGCTCTTGCGAAGTCACGGCGGCAGGAGCGCAAATACAGAGGGAAAAATTTTCCCGGAGAGTATTGA
- a CDS encoding NUDIX domain-containing protein produces MEMIRNSAKALLLSTDGRVLLNRCVTSSGEEYFDLPGGGQHVYETMEEAVVREVLEETGLAVEPVRFAALCEEIFTDPDMRRRYPEYCHRTLHIFLVRAVSDRVREKTETDFQQTGSVWSTPEEAETLPLVPLQLRGRVREVLNSAGPVYLGSVRRDEVCM; encoded by the coding sequence ATGGAGATGATAAGAAACTCCGCAAAGGCCCTGCTGCTCTCCACAGACGGCAGGGTCCTCTTGAACCGCTGCGTGACCAGCTCCGGGGAGGAATACTTCGACCTGCCCGGCGGCGGGCAGCACGTGTATGAGACCATGGAGGAGGCCGTCGTCCGGGAGGTCCTTGAGGAGACCGGCCTTGCGGTGGAGCCGGTGCGCTTCGCGGCCCTCTGCGAAGAGATATTCACAGACCCGGATATGCGCCGGAGATACCCGGAATACTGCCACCGCACTTTGCATATATTCCTGGTCCGCGCGGTCTCCGACAGGGTGCGCGAAAAAACCGAGACGGACTTCCAGCAGACCGGCAGCGTCTGGAGCACGCCGGAGGAGGCGGAAACCCTGCCCCTTGTGCCCCTCCAGCTTCGCGGGCGCGTGCGGGAGGTTTTAAACTCGGCGGGGCCGGTATACCTGGGCTCCGTGCGCCGGGACGAGGTGTGTATGTAA
- a CDS encoding 3-deoxy-7-phosphoheptulonate synthase, translated as MSMQLNRQLPMPADLKAQHPLSPAVLERKAQRDREIREVFEGKSDKFIVIIGPCSADNQEALLEYVHRLAEINEAVKDRLLLIPRVYTNKPRTTGQGYKGMLHQPSPDKAPDLLEGIIAIRRMHIRVIEGTGLTAADEMLYPENRSYLDDVLSYEAVGARSVENQQHRLTASGMDIPVGMKNPTSGDLSVMLNSIQAAQSSHNFLYRGWDATTGGNPLAHAILRGGVDKYGTCVPNYHYEDLMRLLELYGERDLLNPAVIVDVNHSNSDKKYKEQIRITSEVLHSRSHSRELHKLVKGVMIESYLEEGCQPIEGERTYGKSITDPCLGWADTRSLIFSIAERA; from the coding sequence ATGTCCATGCAGTTAAACCGCCAGCTTCCCATGCCCGCCGATTTGAAGGCCCAGCATCCCCTGTCCCCCGCCGTCCTGGAGCGCAAGGCCCAGAGGGACCGGGAGATAAGGGAGGTTTTTGAGGGGAAGTCCGACAAGTTCATAGTTATAATCGGCCCCTGTTCCGCCGACAACCAGGAGGCCCTTCTGGAGTACGTCCACAGGCTTGCGGAGATAAACGAGGCCGTGAAGGACCGGCTCCTGCTGATACCAAGAGTCTACACCAACAAGCCCCGCACCACCGGCCAGGGGTATAAGGGTATGCTCCACCAGCCCTCCCCGGACAAGGCCCCGGACCTTTTGGAGGGCATAATCGCTATAAGGCGTATGCACATCCGGGTCATAGAGGGGACCGGGCTCACCGCTGCGGATGAGATGCTGTACCCGGAGAACCGCAGCTATCTTGACGACGTTCTGAGCTATGAGGCCGTGGGGGCCCGCTCGGTGGAGAACCAGCAGCACAGGCTCACCGCCAGCGGCATGGATATCCCCGTGGGCATGAAAAACCCCACCAGCGGAGATCTGTCCGTTATGCTCAACTCCATCCAGGCCGCCCAGAGCTCCCATAACTTCCTCTACAGGGGCTGGGACGCCACCACCGGCGGCAACCCACTGGCCCACGCCATCCTGCGGGGCGGGGTGGACAAGTACGGCACCTGTGTGCCCAACTACCACTATGAGGACCTTATGCGCCTTTTGGAACTGTACGGCGAGAGGGATCTGCTGAACCCGGCGGTGATAGTGGACGTGAACCACTCCAACTCCGACAAGAAATATAAGGAGCAGATACGCATAACCAGCGAGGTACTCCACAGCCGCAGCCACAGCCGGGAGCTCCATAAGCTGGTAAAGGGCGTTATGATAGAGAGCTATCTGGAGGAGGGCTGCCAGCCTATAGAAGGGGAGCGCACTTATGGGAAGTCCATCACGGACCCCTGTCTCGGCTGGGCGGACACGCGGAGCCTGATATTCAGCATAGCCGAGAGGGCGTAG
- a CDS encoding phosphoribosylformylglycinamidine synthase, translating into MVTRVFVEKKPGFDIEAGHMLADLRDVLGVTGLKGVRLLNRYDVSGLTPEDFRMAAKTILSEPNLDNVYPEDYELDCRAFAMEYLPGQYDQRADSAAQCVQLLTQGERPLVVTAKVIGLLGDVSDEDFRRVKAYLINPVESREASMDKPETLELTAPAPADVQRVTGFISWDREKMAEYFQSMGFAMTLDDLIFCQEYFRDEERRDPSVTELRVIDTYWSDHCRHTTFLTRLNHIEIEDGPLKAAVEQALKDYLALRDEMYGETDRPISLMDMATIGGKYLRKKGLVPDLDVSDEINACSIEAPVTIDGETQTWLIQFKNETHNHPTEIEPFGGAATCLGGAIRDPLSGRAYVYQAMRVTGSGDPTVPLSETLHGKLPSRKITTGAAAGYSSYGNQVGLATGQVTELYDPGYVAKRLEIGAVVGASPKENVRREEPAPGDIIVLLGGATGRDGIGGATGSSMAHTEKSVEVCGAQVQKGNPPTERKIQRLFRNAAAAKLIKRCNDFGAGGVCVAIGELAPGLMIDLDSVPKKYEGLDGTELAISESQERMAVVLAPEDVEKFKVLAARENLDAQSVAVVTESQRLKMQWRGDQIVDLSRAFLDTNGVTQNADARITAPQGPCAMKEVPEALKGKSGAQALLANMARLEVCCQKGLVERFDSVIGAGTVLMPFGGLYQLTPEEAMVAKVPLLSGETDDATAMSYGYVPKVSRWSPFMGAAYAVVESLSKLLAVGADPLKARLTFQEYFPRLHAVPSRWGQPAAALLGALSAQIGMGLPAIGGKDSMSGSFEDLDVPPTLVSFALSMTKASRTLSACVKHPGTKLVLIPVPQEESGMPDWPRLKELYSKILAAMDCGEITAAAVVREGGAAAAAMRMCLGNKLGFKFQPGLSAETLYAPMQGAIVAALSPEAELQGGILLGHTTGGENVHIDGEKVPVEELIKAWSGTLEGVFPSFAAPAPMPADTPLYTQRNSSSPVIKAARPRVFLPAFPGTNSEVDSARAFERAGARANVLVVRNLTRAGIEETIREMERSIRESQIIMIPGGFSGGDEPEGSGKFIATTFRNPRIAEAVMDLLDNRDGLMLGICNGFQALIKLGLLPYGRITEPSEDAPTLTFNSLGRHASRLVYTRVTSVKSPWLRGTNAGDMHTIAISHGEGRFVANDEALKALIEGGQIATQYADPQGAVSGDILWNPNGSVCGIEGITSPDGRILGKMGHNERWTKGLFKNVPGHKDQKLFKSGVEYFA; encoded by the coding sequence TTGGTCACCAGAGTATTTGTAGAGAAGAAGCCCGGCTTTGATATCGAGGCCGGCCATATGCTTGCGGACCTGCGGGACGTGCTGGGCGTTACGGGACTTAAAGGCGTGCGCCTCCTCAACCGTTATGACGTATCGGGACTTACCCCCGAGGATTTCAGGATGGCGGCCAAAACTATTCTCTCGGAGCCCAATCTTGATAATGTCTATCCCGAGGACTATGAATTGGACTGCCGGGCCTTTGCAATGGAATACCTGCCCGGCCAGTACGACCAGCGGGCCGACTCCGCCGCCCAGTGCGTGCAGCTTCTGACTCAGGGTGAGCGGCCCCTTGTTGTCACGGCGAAGGTCATAGGCCTTCTGGGGGACGTGTCTGACGAGGACTTTCGGAGAGTAAAGGCCTACCTTATAAACCCGGTGGAATCCAGGGAGGCCTCCATGGACAAGCCCGAAACTCTCGAACTGACCGCCCCCGCTCCTGCGGACGTACAGCGGGTCACCGGCTTTATTTCCTGGGACAGGGAGAAGATGGCCGAATATTTCCAGTCCATGGGCTTTGCCATGACCCTTGACGATCTGATATTCTGCCAGGAGTATTTTAGAGATGAAGAGCGCCGGGATCCCTCTGTCACGGAGCTTCGGGTGATAGATACCTACTGGAGCGACCACTGCCGCCACACCACCTTCCTGACAAGGCTCAACCATATAGAGATAGAGGACGGACCCCTTAAAGCTGCCGTGGAGCAGGCCCTGAAGGATTACCTTGCCCTGAGGGACGAGATGTATGGGGAGACCGACCGCCCGATATCCCTCATGGACATGGCCACCATAGGCGGCAAGTACCTTAGAAAGAAGGGACTTGTGCCCGACCTGGACGTGAGCGACGAGATAAACGCCTGCTCCATCGAGGCTCCGGTCACTATAGACGGCGAGACCCAGACCTGGCTGATACAGTTCAAGAACGAGACGCATAACCATCCCACGGAGATAGAGCCCTTCGGCGGGGCGGCCACCTGCCTGGGCGGGGCCATCAGGGACCCGCTGTCCGGCCGGGCATATGTGTACCAGGCCATGCGGGTCACCGGCTCTGGGGACCCCACCGTGCCCCTTTCCGAAACCCTCCACGGCAAGCTGCCCAGCCGGAAGATAACCACCGGCGCGGCGGCGGGCTACTCCAGCTATGGCAACCAGGTGGGCCTTGCCACCGGACAGGTCACCGAGCTCTACGACCCCGGCTATGTGGCGAAGCGCCTGGAAATAGGGGCCGTAGTTGGCGCCTCCCCCAAGGAGAACGTGCGCCGGGAGGAGCCCGCCCCCGGGGATATCATAGTGCTCCTTGGCGGGGCAACAGGCCGGGACGGCATCGGCGGAGCCACCGGCTCAAGTATGGCGCATACTGAAAAGTCCGTGGAGGTCTGCGGGGCCCAGGTGCAAAAGGGCAACCCGCCCACCGAGCGTAAGATACAGCGGCTCTTTAGGAACGCGGCCGCCGCAAAGCTCATAAAGCGCTGCAACGACTTCGGCGCGGGGGGCGTATGCGTGGCCATCGGGGAGCTGGCCCCGGGGCTTATGATAGACCTGGACAGCGTGCCCAAGAAGTACGAGGGGTTAGACGGTACCGAGCTTGCCATCTCCGAGTCCCAGGAGCGCATGGCCGTGGTGCTGGCCCCGGAGGACGTGGAAAAATTCAAAGTCCTGGCCGCAAGAGAGAACCTGGACGCCCAGAGTGTGGCCGTGGTGACCGAGAGCCAAAGGCTTAAAATGCAGTGGCGTGGAGACCAGATTGTTGACCTCTCAAGGGCGTTTCTTGATACCAACGGTGTGACCCAGAACGCCGACGCAAGGATAACCGCCCCCCAGGGCCCCTGCGCTATGAAGGAGGTGCCGGAGGCCCTGAAGGGCAAGTCCGGGGCCCAGGCGCTGCTTGCCAATATGGCCCGCTTAGAGGTCTGCTGCCAGAAGGGGCTTGTGGAGCGCTTTGACTCCGTCATAGGCGCGGGCACGGTGCTTATGCCCTTCGGCGGGCTATACCAGCTTACCCCGGAGGAGGCCATGGTGGCGAAGGTGCCCCTGCTCTCCGGCGAGACCGATGACGCCACCGCCATGAGCTACGGCTATGTGCCGAAGGTCTCCCGCTGGTCGCCCTTTATGGGCGCGGCCTACGCGGTGGTGGAGAGCCTTTCAAAGCTTTTGGCCGTGGGCGCGGATCCATTAAAGGCCCGGCTCACCTTCCAGGAGTATTTCCCCCGGCTGCACGCCGTGCCCTCCCGCTGGGGCCAGCCCGCCGCGGCGCTGTTGGGCGCGCTCTCGGCCCAAATAGGGATGGGACTGCCGGCTATTGGCGGCAAGGACAGTATGTCCGGCTCCTTTGAGGATTTAGATGTGCCCCCCACCCTTGTGAGCTTCGCTCTCTCCATGACAAAGGCCAGCCGCACCCTCTCCGCCTGCGTGAAGCATCCGGGGACCAAGCTGGTGCTGATACCTGTGCCCCAGGAGGAAAGCGGTATGCCGGACTGGCCAAGGCTGAAGGAGCTGTACAGTAAAATACTGGCCGCCATGGACTGCGGGGAGATAACCGCCGCCGCCGTGGTGCGGGAGGGCGGCGCGGCCGCCGCGGCCATGCGTATGTGTCTGGGCAATAAGCTGGGCTTTAAGTTCCAGCCCGGGCTCTCCGCCGAGACGCTCTATGCCCCCATGCAAGGCGCGATAGTCGCGGCCCTCTCCCCCGAGGCGGAGCTCCAGGGCGGCATACTGCTGGGGCACACTACCGGCGGGGAGAATGTGCACATAGACGGAGAGAAAGTTCCCGTGGAGGAGCTTATAAAGGCCTGGTCCGGCACCCTCGAGGGGGTATTCCCCAGCTTCGCCGCCCCGGCCCCCATGCCCGCCGACACGCCTCTTTATACTCAGAGGAACAGCTCATCGCCGGTGATAAAGGCCGCAAGGCCCAGGGTGTTCCTCCCGGCCTTCCCCGGCACCAACAGCGAGGTGGACTCCGCCCGAGCCTTTGAGCGGGCCGGGGCCAGGGCCAATGTGCTGGTGGTGCGCAACCTGACCCGCGCCGGTATTGAGGAGACCATAAGGGAGATGGAGAGGAGCATAAGGGAGAGCCAGATCATCATGATACCCGGCGGCTTCTCCGGCGGCGACGAGCCGGAGGGGTCCGGCAAGTTCATCGCCACCACCTTCCGCAACCCCCGCATAGCCGAGGCGGTCATGGACCTTTTAGATAACAGGGACGGACTGATGCTTGGTATCTGCAACGGTTTCCAGGCTCTTATAAAGCTGGGGCTTCTGCCCTATGGAAGGATAACCGAGCCCAGCGAGGACGCCCCCACCCTGACCTTCAACTCTCTGGGGCGGCACGCCTCCAGGCTCGTGTATACCCGGGTAACCAGCGTCAAGTCCCCGTGGCTTAGGGGAACGAACGCCGGGGATATGCACACCATAGCCATCTCCCACGGAGAGGGCAGGTTCGTTGCCAATGACGAGGCCTTGAAGGCCCTCATAGAGGGCGGTCAGATTGCCACCCAGTACGCGGACCCCCAGGGCGCCGTAAGCGGGGATATCCTCTGGAACCCCAACGGCTCCGTTTGCGGCATAGAGGGTATTACCAGCCCCGACGGACGCATACTCGGGAAGATGGGCCATAACGAGCGCTGGACAAAGGGGCTCTTTAAAAACGTACCCGGGCATAAGGATCAGAAGTTGTTCAAGTCCGGGGTAGAATACTTTGCGTAA